The Leguminivora glycinivorella isolate SPB_JAAS2020 chromosome 17, LegGlyc_1.1, whole genome shotgun sequence genome has a window encoding:
- the LOC125235575 gene encoding uncharacterized protein LOC125235575, with protein sequence MSLKAAKVQLKTRYLMLTDYAGTIVVRPGTIAATVARRHFREAYKTYVSAYESLVASDSELAEEERLLYQQQFSEVNRLLIQLDEASEEEESGRPSTSKHQEVAPARKDTL encoded by the exons ATGTCGCTAAAAGCCGCAAAGGTTCAATTAAAGACCCGTTATttaatgttaacggattatGCTGGCACAATTGTGGTACGACCAGGCACGATCGCCGCGACCGTAGCAAGGAGGCATTTCCGAGAAGCCTACAAAACGTATGTTTCGGCATACGAGTCATTGGTGGCGAGTGATTCGGAACTTGCAGAGGAGGAAAGACTACTGTACCAGCAGCAATTTAGCGAGGTAAATCGACTCCTCATTCAATTGGATGAGGCATCAGAGGAAGAGGAGTCCGGGAGGCCCTCAACCTCAAAACATCAAG AAGTTGCCCCTGCGCGTAAAGACACTCTTTGA
- the LOC125235177 gene encoding uncharacterized protein LOC125235177 isoform X3 — protein MNNAGCSRRSPLQQWNELLRHAGHPLLEVEAAQRRLTTWQPPGSWQHNRNPMIRCGGLWNVLWPCTDGCFVEASR, from the exons ATGAACAATGCCGGGTGCAGCAGGCGATCTCCCCTGCAGCAGTGGAACGAACTCCTGCGGCACGCCGGTCACCCACTGCTAGAGGTCGAGGCGGCGCAGCGCCGGCTCACCACCTGGCAGCCCCCCGGGTCCTGGCAGCACAACCGGAACCCAATGATCAG GTGTGGAGGCCTATGGAACGTGCTTTGGCCATGTACTGATGGGTGCTTTGTGGAAGCATCCCGCTGA
- the LOC125235177 gene encoding uncharacterized protein LOC125235177 isoform X2: MTPSIRVSPTAIVLVRSGVEAYGTCFGHVLMGALWKHPADISTKQLRGTSVEDYGVHATRLEEVLEKFWKVEQPPEDPVEHPEHVECERLYTSNTTRMPDGKYMVRLPLLTDRPALGESRAIAARRFYSLEAKLAKNPVFAEKYRDFMREYESLGHMSKSNYQFDSEHFIIPHHGIFKRDSDKLRVVFNGASQSSNGISVNQCLHSGKPLQNDITKILLNFRRHQFVFTADIRMMFRQTWIHPDDRRYQLILWREDPSQDLQVPRQCI, translated from the exons ATGACGCCATCCATCCGTGTCAGTCCTACAGCCATTGTTCTTGTTAGATCAG GTGTGGAGGCCTATGGAACGTGCTTTGGCCATGTACTGATGGGTGCTTTGTGGAAGCATCCCGCTGACATCTCAACGAAGCAGCTGAGAGGGACGTCCGTAGAGGACTATGGAGTCCATGCGACACGCCTCGAGGAGGTACTTGAGAAGTTCTGGAAGGTCGAGCAGCCTCCAGAGGATCCGGTGGAGCATCCGGAGCATGTCGAATGTGAAAGGTTGTATACCTCCAATACTACACGTATGCCTGACGGCAAATACATGGTACGGCTGCCCTTATTGACAGACAGACCCGCACTCGGTGAGTCGAGGGCCATTGCCGCACGCAGGTTTTATTCATTAGAGGCGAAGCTAGCCAAGAATCCAGTCTTTGCTGAGAAATACAGGGATTTCATGCGAGAATATGAGTCATTAGGACATATGTCGAAATCAAACTATCAATTTGATTCAGAACACTTTATAATTCCACATCATGGTATTTTTAAGAGGGATTCTGATAAGCTCAGAGTGGTATTCAATGGGGCATCTCAAAGTAGCAATGGAATATCTGTAAATCAGTGTCTTCACTCAGGAAAGCCGCTCCAGAATGATATTACCAAGATATTGTTGAATTTCAGACGACACCAGTTTGTCTTCACGGCCGACATCCGCATGATGTTCAGGCAGACGTGGATACACCCCGACGATAGGCGCTATCAGCTGATCCTGTGGCGTGAGGATCCGTCGCAGGACCTACAG